The genome window GGGCCGGGGCGCTGCTGCCCGAACTGGTGAACCTGGTGAACCGGGAGCAGCCGGGGCTCAGTCCCGGCCAGGCGGCCGATGTCGTGGTGCAGACTCTGCTGCACGGCATCGGCGGCGCGTCCCGGTAGCGGCGTAGGGGCCGACTCAGGCGCGGGTCTGGCACTGGTCTGGCACTGGCAGCCCGGGTCGGGCGTCGGCCAGGCGCCGGCTCAGGCGCGGGTCAGCTGGTTGCGCGCCTCGATCTCCTTGATCGTGTTCTTCAGCGCCTTGCCCAGCACGCCCTTGCCGACGCTGCCCAGCAACACCCCGGTGGCGCGGCCCTTGAAGTTCTTGCCCTCGCGCACGACCACGACGTCCAGCTGCGTGGACCCGTCGGGCAGCGGAGTGAAGGTGTACGTGTGGCCCGAGGCGCCGCCCCAGATGTTGGAGTCGGTCGTGGTCATCACGACGCGGCGCGGGTCGGACCAGTCGTAGTCCAGCCGCTCCCATATCCCGCCGGAGCCCTCGGTGACGTCGGCGTGGTCCACCCCGGAGGAGTGGACTTCCAGGTACTCGTCGGCGCTGTTGGGGAAAAGCTGCTTGCGGCCCGGTCCGAAGTCCGTGAGCGCTGCCACGAACTGCTCCGGGGTCGCGAGGGTCTTCTCGGTGAAGTGGATGGTCGCCATGACCGTTCTCCTGTGCTCCTGGGTTCTCGTCCGTTTACACCCCCAGGTTCCCTCGGCGAGGGCTCGGTCGAGCCAGTACCGAACCCTGGTGGCACGGGCCCGGGGCCCGGCCAGGGTTCGTCCCTGGCGCGGGCCGGGGCCGTACGGGCCGAGTTCGACGGCGGCAAGGATGTCGCGTTGAGCACGGACTTCCCAGGGAGCGCGGACAACGCGGTGCTGTGAAGTCTCGCGATGAGCTTGCCGGCCCCCTGTGAAGCGCGCGCCCGTACGATGGCGCGAAACCGCCGGTAGCTCGAACCGCAGTGGGGGACCAGCACGATGAGAGCGCTTCTGTATGCCACCCTCATCGCGCTGGTCTGTTCGCTGGCCGGCACGCCGGTGGCGATCCGCTTCTTCACCCGGCGCGGCTGGGGGCAGGAGATCCGGGACGAGCTGCCGGAGCTGCACCAGGTCAAGCGCGGGACGCCGACGATGGGCGGCACGGTCATCGTGCTCTCGGCGCTGGCCGCGTACTTCCTGACCAAGGCCGTGACGATGAAGGCCCCGACGACGTCGGCACTGCTCGTGCTGTTCCTGATGGCGGGCCTGGGGGCCGTCGGGTTCATGGACGACTTCATCAAGATCTTCCGGCAGCGCTCGCTGGGGCTGCGGGCCAGGGCGAAACTGGCCGGGCAGCTGGCGGTGACGCTCACGTTCGCGGTGCTCGTGCTGCACTTCCGGAACTCCGCGGGCCTCACGCCGGCCAGCGAGCACGTGTCGTTCCTGAGGGACATCGGCTGGCTCAGCCTGGGGCCGGTGCTGTTCGTGATCTGGAGCTACGTGATGATCGCGGGCTGGTCGAACGCGGTGAACCTCACCGACGGCCAGGACGGTCTGGCCACCGGCACCTCGGTCATGGCCTTCGGCGCGTACGTCGTGATCGGCCTGTGGCAGTACGGCCAGAACTGTGCCGTGTCGCCGAGCAAAGGCTGCTACCAGGTGCGCGACCCGCTGGATCTGGCGATCGTCGCGGCCTCGGTGGTGGGCGCGTGCTTCGGATTCCTGTGGTGGAACGCGTCGCCGGCGAAGATCATCATGGGCGACACCGGTGCGCTCGCGCTCGGCGGGGCCTTCGCCGGTCTGGCCATCTGCTCGCGGACCGAGCTGCTCGCCCTGCTGATCGGCGGCGTGTTCCTCATGGAACTGCTCTCGGTGGTGATCCAGGTGGGCTCCTACAAGCTGCGGCACGGCAAGCGCGTGTTCAAGAACTCCCCGATCCACCACCACTTCGAGATGATGGACTGGCCCGAGGTCACCATCACCATCCGGTTCTGGATCATCGCAGGACTCTGTGTCGCGCTGGGCCTGGGCATGTTCTACGGCGGGTTCAAGGCTTCGGCATGACCGGATCCGGTTCTCCTCAGCTGCCGATGGCCTGCGGGTAGGAGAAGAAGCCGGCCGGGTCGTAGTCCTGCTTCACGGTGACGAGCCGGTCGTAGTTCTGTCCGTAGTACGCCGTGCGCCAGTCATCGAGCAGGGGGTCGGGGAAGTTCTGGTACGAGTGCCGCGGCGGTCCGAAGGGGAAGATCGCGTCGTAGAACTCGTCGAGCCAGGCCAGGTTCTCCTTGACGACGCTGCGTGGATCGCTGTCAGCCCACGTGGTCTCGGCGTTCAGGATGAACGCCGCGCGGCGGTGCACGAACGCCGTCGCGTCCGGGGCGATCTCGTTGATCCGGCCGCCCATCCCGAACATCGCGAAGCCGGCGCCGTCGGGGTTCGCGCTGCCGGGCCAGGCCTTCAGCGTCTCGGCGGCGGCCTGGACCTGGTCGGCGTCGAGGAGGTCCGCGGGGGAGAGGACCGCGCATTTGGCGGCGAAACGGTCGACCGGTGTGGTGTGCGACAGCAGCTCGCTCGCCCGGCCGGGGGTGACTTCGCGGACTGACTTGGCGTTGCTCGCGCGCTCGCCGGGGGTCCCGATCCGCAGCAGGGGATCGAGGATGCCCAGCAGGTCCTCGACGCTGCCGTAGTGCTGTCCGATGACGTTGACGTTCGCGTTCGCCTCGATCTCGCTGCGGCGCTGTCCGGCGGTGCCGATGCCGAGGCGGCAGTGGAATCGCTTGTCGCCGAGCGTCTCCGTCGCGATCTGCTGCATCGCGGCCATGACCGGCTGCACGCTTTCGACGGTCCACGTGAAGGAGTAGAAGGCGACGTTGCCGGCGAACTGGTCGTAGCCGAAGGTGAAGGACGTGTGCACGCCGAAGTTGTTGCCCGCTCCGCCGCGCACCGCCCAGAACAGGTCGGACTGGGAGTCCTCGCGCGCCTCGACCACGCTGCCGTCGGCCAGCACCACGGTGGTGGACAGCAGCCGGTCGCAGGTCATGCCGAACATCTTGTCGCTGAAGCCGATGCCGCCGCCGAGCACCAGGCCGGCGACGCCCACCGACGGACAGCGCCCGGTGGGCACGAACATCCCCTCGTCCTCCAGCAGCGGATGCACGTCGCCGTTGGTCACCCCGGCTCCGACGGTCACGGTGCCTGCGTCGTGGGAGACCTGGATCGGCCCGTACCGCCGGGTCCGGCCGCCCGGGCCCTTCGCGGACGTGATCGCCTTCATGCGGCTCATGTTCAGCAGCAGGCCCGTGGTGGTCGAGTATCCGGCGTAGTTGTGTCCCAGGCCCGAGCGCGGCACCGCCGGCATCCCGACCGCGCCGGCCCAGCGGATCGCGGCAGCCACGTCGGCGGTGGTCGCGCAGGCGACGATGCCGGCCGGCCGGATGGCTTCGTAGCGGTGGTTGAACGGGATGGAGAGCGGCCAGAAGGCCGGGTCCCAGGGGCGGTAGAGGGAGGCCGCCGGGGAGAGGGACTTGGCCAGGGCGCGCCAGTCGGTGCCGGATACGTCCCGCGCTGTGGCTGTGGTTCTGGCTGTGGATCTGGCCGACGCGGACGCCGGTTGTGCGAACGCAGCGCTCGCCGCCGCCAGCGTGCCCGCCGTGCCGAGCCTGAGCACATCTCGCCGGTCCAACACGTCGGACTCCTGCCGCGT of Catenulispora sp. MAP5-51 contains these proteins:
- a CDS encoding SRPBCC family protein, yielding MATIHFTEKTLATPEQFVAALTDFGPGRKQLFPNSADEYLEVHSSGVDHADVTEGSGGIWERLDYDWSDPRRVVMTTTDSNIWGGASGHTYTFTPLPDGSTQLDVVVVREGKNFKGRATGVLLGSVGKGVLGKALKNTIKEIEARNQLTRA
- the mraY gene encoding phospho-N-acetylmuramoyl-pentapeptide-transferase, encoding MRALLYATLIALVCSLAGTPVAIRFFTRRGWGQEIRDELPELHQVKRGTPTMGGTVIVLSALAAYFLTKAVTMKAPTTSALLVLFLMAGLGAVGFMDDFIKIFRQRSLGLRARAKLAGQLAVTLTFAVLVLHFRNSAGLTPASEHVSFLRDIGWLSLGPVLFVIWSYVMIAGWSNAVNLTDGQDGLATGTSVMAFGAYVVIGLWQYGQNCAVSPSKGCYQVRDPLDLAIVAASVVGACFGFLWWNASPAKIIMGDTGALALGGAFAGLAICSRTELLALLIGGVFLMELLSVVIQVGSYKLRHGKRVFKNSPIHHHFEMMDWPEVTITIRFWIIAGLCVALGLGMFYGGFKASA
- a CDS encoding FAD-binding oxidoreductase; the protein is MLDRRDVLRLGTAGTLAAASAAFAQPASASARSTARTTATARDVSGTDWRALAKSLSPAASLYRPWDPAFWPLSIPFNHRYEAIRPAGIVACATTADVAAAIRWAGAVGMPAVPRSGLGHNYAGYSTTTGLLLNMSRMKAITSAKGPGGRTRRYGPIQVSHDAGTVTVGAGVTNGDVHPLLEDEGMFVPTGRCPSVGVAGLVLGGGIGFSDKMFGMTCDRLLSTTVVLADGSVVEAREDSQSDLFWAVRGGAGNNFGVHTSFTFGYDQFAGNVAFYSFTWTVESVQPVMAAMQQIATETLGDKRFHCRLGIGTAGQRRSEIEANANVNVIGQHYGSVEDLLGILDPLLRIGTPGERASNAKSVREVTPGRASELLSHTTPVDRFAAKCAVLSPADLLDADQVQAAAETLKAWPGSANPDGAGFAMFGMGGRINEIAPDATAFVHRRAAFILNAETTWADSDPRSVVKENLAWLDEFYDAIFPFGPPRHSYQNFPDPLLDDWRTAYYGQNYDRLVTVKQDYDPAGFFSYPQAIGS